A window of the Streptomyces sp. NBC_01351 genome harbors these coding sequences:
- a CDS encoding ABC transporter substrate-binding protein: MLRHAHISRRVAAVAVSLVLAGGAAACGPEGAADKAGAGDKAGAAGAPQKGGTLTVLNNEPQEDFDPARLYTSGGGNVPSLVFRTLTTRNRESGAPGAKVVPDLATDLGKSNADATEWTYTLKDGLKYEDGSPITTADIKYGIERSFAAELSGGAPYLRDWLIGGETYEGPYKDGGKGLDSIVVPDAKTIVFKLRKPQGDFPFVATQTQFAPVPKAQDTGVKYEEHPVSSGPYKVVKNENDGEHLTLDRNEHWDPKTDDERKAYPDLIDVRAGLDAAVINQRLTTSSGPDAAAITTDTNLGPAELAQIGDNKELAARVGTGHFGYVNYLAFNPKVAPFDNPKVRQAISHAINRTSVINAAGGSALAEPATTFLPEHEAFGYTPYDHFPAGKTGDPAKAKEVLKEAGYPDGLTITLTHSNAQNRQTSPEVATAVQQALAAAGITVKLEGLEGNAFNQRRWDAKNTPGFFLSRWGADWPSGGPFLAPIFDGRQIVANGSNYNHAQLNDPAVNAEIDEIAKLTDLAAAGKRWGALDKKIGELALDVPLFHPVYKRLVGKDVKNVVISDWTGVLDISQVAVK; encoded by the coding sequence ATGCTCCGTCATGCCCACATATCGCGCCGCGTGGCCGCGGTCGCCGTCAGCCTCGTACTGGCCGGGGGCGCCGCGGCCTGCGGGCCCGAGGGCGCCGCGGACAAGGCGGGCGCCGGCGACAAGGCGGGCGCCGCCGGCGCACCGCAGAAGGGCGGCACCCTCACCGTCCTCAACAACGAGCCGCAGGAGGACTTCGACCCCGCCCGGCTCTACACCTCCGGCGGCGGAAACGTCCCCTCGCTGGTCTTCCGCACGCTGACCACCCGCAACCGCGAGTCCGGCGCACCCGGCGCCAAGGTCGTGCCCGACCTCGCCACCGACCTCGGCAAGTCCAACGCCGACGCCACCGAGTGGACGTACACCCTCAAGGACGGGCTGAAGTACGAGGACGGCTCCCCGATCACCACCGCCGACATCAAGTACGGCATCGAGCGGTCCTTCGCCGCCGAACTGTCGGGCGGAGCCCCGTACCTGCGGGACTGGCTGATCGGCGGGGAGACGTACGAAGGCCCGTACAAGGACGGCGGCAAGGGCCTCGACTCGATCGTCGTGCCCGACGCGAAGACCATCGTCTTCAAACTCCGCAAGCCCCAGGGCGACTTCCCGTTCGTCGCCACCCAGACGCAGTTCGCGCCCGTCCCCAAGGCCCAGGACACCGGGGTCAAGTACGAGGAGCACCCGGTCTCCTCCGGCCCGTACAAGGTCGTCAAGAACGAGAACGACGGCGAACACCTCACCCTGGACCGCAACGAGCACTGGGACCCGAAGACCGACGACGAACGCAAGGCCTACCCGGACCTCATCGACGTCCGCGCCGGCCTCGACGCCGCCGTCATCAACCAGCGCCTCACCACCAGCTCCGGCCCCGACGCGGCCGCCATCACCACCGACACCAACCTCGGCCCGGCGGAGCTCGCCCAGATCGGCGACAACAAGGAACTGGCCGCGCGCGTCGGCACCGGCCACTTCGGCTACGTCAACTACCTGGCCTTCAACCCGAAGGTGGCCCCCTTCGACAACCCGAAGGTCCGCCAGGCCATCTCCCACGCCATCAACCGCACCAGCGTCATCAACGCGGCGGGCGGCTCCGCGCTCGCCGAGCCCGCCACCACCTTCCTGCCCGAGCACGAGGCCTTCGGCTACACGCCCTACGACCACTTCCCGGCGGGCAAGACCGGCGACCCGGCCAAGGCCAAGGAGGTGCTGAAGGAGGCCGGATACCCCGACGGCCTGACCATCACCCTCACCCACTCCAACGCGCAGAACCGGCAGACCAGCCCCGAGGTCGCCACCGCCGTGCAGCAGGCCCTCGCCGCCGCCGGGATCACGGTCAAGCTGGAGGGCCTGGAGGGCAACGCCTTCAACCAGCGCCGCTGGGACGCCAAGAACACCCCCGGCTTCTTCCTTTCCCGGTGGGGCGCCGACTGGCCGTCCGGCGGCCCGTTCCTCGCGCCGATCTTCGACGGGCGGCAGATCGTCGCCAACGGCTCCAACTACAACCACGCCCAGCTCAACGACCCGGCCGTGAACGCCGAGATCGACGAGATCGCCAAGCTGACCGACCTCGCGGCGGCGGGCAAGCGCTGGGGCGCCCTCGACAAGAAGATCGGCGAGCTGGCGCTGGACGTCCCGCTCTTCCACCCGGTCTACAAGCGGCTCGTCGGCAAGGACGTCAAGAACGTCGTCATCAGCGACTGGACCGGTGTCCTCGACATCTCGCAGGTCGCGGTCAAGTGA
- a CDS encoding Ms4533A family Cys-rich leader peptide has product MSQHHTTTASAAIELALLGVTAHSVADIFCR; this is encoded by the coding sequence ATGTCGCAGCACCACACCACCACCGCGAGCGCCGCCATTGAGCTGGCGCTGCTTGGTGTGACCGCGCACAGCGTGGCCGACATCTTCTGTCGCTGA
- a CDS encoding ABC transporter permease, giving the protein MTRFVLKRLGGALLVLLTLSVVVYALFYVAPGDPARLACGERCNPAQIAQVRERIGLDEPVLAQYLHFLQGLAVGRDYSGGAGLVLHCDAPCLGFSYRNDQQVTQLILDRLPATLSLALGALVLWLVIGVGTGLLSALRRGGITERALTVLTLAGTGTPVFILGLLLLMVVCAYLQWLPFPTYVPLGEDPEQWAWNLLLPWVTLGLVESAKYARLTRSSTLETLAEDHIRTFRAYGVKERAVVTRHALRGAVAPVIALSAVDFGSLIGGALLTESLFGIPGLGKTLMDGVKIVELPVVVGIVLAIGAAVVVAAAIGDLLYAAADRRVALA; this is encoded by the coding sequence GTGACCCGCTTCGTGCTCAAACGGCTCGGCGGGGCACTGCTCGTGCTCCTCACCCTGTCCGTCGTCGTCTACGCCCTCTTCTACGTCGCCCCCGGCGACCCCGCGCGCCTCGCCTGCGGAGAACGCTGCAACCCGGCGCAGATCGCCCAGGTCCGCGAACGGATCGGGCTGGACGAACCCGTGCTCGCGCAGTACCTGCACTTCCTCCAGGGGCTGGCCGTGGGCCGCGACTACTCCGGCGGCGCGGGCCTCGTACTGCACTGCGACGCGCCCTGCCTCGGCTTCTCCTACCGCAACGACCAGCAGGTCACCCAGCTGATCCTGGACCGGCTGCCCGCCACCCTGTCGCTGGCGCTCGGCGCGCTCGTCCTCTGGCTGGTCATCGGCGTCGGCACCGGACTGCTGTCCGCGCTGCGCCGCGGCGGCATCACCGAGCGCGCCCTGACCGTCCTCACCCTCGCCGGGACCGGCACGCCCGTCTTCATCCTCGGCCTGCTGCTGCTCATGGTGGTCTGCGCCTACCTCCAGTGGCTGCCGTTCCCGACGTACGTGCCCCTGGGCGAGGACCCCGAACAGTGGGCCTGGAACCTGCTGCTGCCGTGGGTGACGCTCGGCCTCGTCGAAAGCGCCAAGTACGCCCGCCTCACGCGCAGTTCCACCCTGGAGACGCTCGCCGAGGACCACATCCGCACCTTCCGCGCCTACGGGGTGAAGGAGCGGGCCGTCGTCACCCGGCACGCGCTGCGCGGTGCGGTGGCGCCCGTGATCGCGCTCAGCGCGGTGGACTTCGGCTCACTGATCGGGGGCGCCCTGCTGACGGAATCGCTGTTCGGGATCCCCGGACTCGGCAAGACCCTGATGGACGGAGTGAAGATCGTGGAGCTGCCCGTGGTGGTGGGCATCGTCCTGGCCATCGGCGCGGCCGTGGTCGTGGCCGCCGCCATCGGCGACCTGCTGTACGCGGCGGCGGACCGAAGGGTGGCCCTGGCATGA
- a CDS encoding DUF3152 domain-containing protein, giving the protein MGRHSRKDPLPAPAPAPAQVPAPAEPWPVSPEQHFGYEYEYEYEEPRARYRAEPTVTHQGYVPQDVRAGGHPQQYETGGAWGAGPDQASQYGDWRGVPRPRGAAAPTALLDSDTPAFGTPAVGFPQVTLAPPVAPAPAPVPAPDPVTSTGSHRKVRVPAPRKPVEPAAPETERPGSGRGQKARTYTGVAAAAVTTVLAVVVALQVIAESEGAKPSPFAAPGTAPADAATANSPMPQTSSAAAPTPAVSAAPELTYEQKMAQQLPIDAKLTGPGAFDTVPGVAKAPGKGRLVRYRVDVEQGLGLDAGLFAEAVHRTLNDDRSWAHSGAMTFERVPGGTADFVITLASPGTTGQWCAKSGLNTTIDNVSCDSASTERVMINAFRWAQGSPTYGPEQMFSYRQMLINHEVGHRLGHGHVSCKTPGALAPVMQQQTKSLDVDGIRCKPNPWAFPGN; this is encoded by the coding sequence GTGGGACGACATAGTCGCAAGGACCCCCTCCCCGCCCCTGCCCCGGCGCCCGCCCAGGTGCCCGCGCCGGCGGAACCGTGGCCGGTGAGCCCGGAGCAGCACTTCGGGTACGAATACGAATACGAGTACGAGGAACCGCGCGCCCGGTACCGGGCCGAACCCACCGTCACCCACCAGGGGTACGTACCCCAGGACGTGCGGGCCGGCGGGCACCCCCAGCAGTACGAGACCGGCGGCGCCTGGGGTGCCGGCCCCGACCAGGCCTCCCAGTACGGGGATTGGCGCGGGGTGCCGCGCCCCCGCGGAGCTGCCGCGCCGACCGCTCTGCTGGACAGCGACACCCCGGCCTTCGGCACCCCCGCGGTCGGCTTCCCGCAGGTCACCCTCGCCCCGCCGGTGGCGCCCGCACCCGCGCCGGTGCCCGCGCCCGACCCGGTCACCTCCACCGGCTCGCACCGCAAGGTGCGCGTGCCCGCCCCGCGCAAGCCGGTCGAACCCGCCGCCCCCGAGACCGAGCGGCCCGGCTCCGGCCGCGGCCAGAAGGCCCGTACATACACCGGGGTGGCCGCCGCGGCCGTCACCACCGTCCTCGCCGTGGTCGTCGCGCTCCAGGTGATCGCCGAGAGCGAGGGCGCGAAACCGAGCCCGTTCGCCGCCCCCGGCACGGCCCCGGCCGACGCCGCCACCGCGAACAGCCCGATGCCGCAGACCTCCTCCGCAGCGGCTCCCACCCCCGCGGTCTCGGCCGCTCCGGAGCTGACGTACGAGCAGAAGATGGCCCAGCAGCTGCCGATCGACGCGAAACTCACCGGCCCCGGCGCCTTCGACACCGTGCCCGGCGTGGCCAAGGCCCCCGGCAAGGGCCGGCTCGTGCGCTACCGCGTCGACGTCGAGCAGGGGCTCGGCCTGGACGCGGGCCTCTTCGCCGAGGCCGTCCACCGCACCCTCAACGACGACCGCAGCTGGGCTCACAGCGGCGCGATGACCTTCGAACGGGTCCCGGGCGGCACCGCCGACTTCGTGATCACCCTGGCCAGCCCGGGGACCACCGGCCAGTGGTGCGCCAAGTCGGGGCTCAACACCACCATCGACAACGTCTCCTGTGACTCCGCGTCCACCGAGCGGGTGATGATCAACGCCTTCCGCTGGGCACAGGGCTCGCCGACCTACGGCCCCGAGCAGATGTTCAGCTACCGCCAGATGCTCATCAACCACGAGGTCGGCCACCGCCTCGGACACGGACACGTGAGCTGCAAGACGCCCGGCGCGCTCGCCCCCGTCATGCAGCAGCAGACCAAGTCCCTCGACGTCGACGGAATCCGGTGCAAGCCCAACCCCTGGGCCTTTCCCGGCAATTGA
- a CDS encoding ABC transporter permease: MSSVAQQSAERPVSAPAPGVTTPGAGAARQVWRRLRRRPSAVVAAGVLALLVLLALVAPLLAQLTGQDPNAYHDELVDSARGGVPYGSFGGVSADHWLGVEPGSGRDLLTRLLYGARISLLVAFGATAVQTLIGLVAGIAAGLGNRTVGALIGWLTDVMIALPLLVLGIALTAVVPAEFPRPLLLILLIGLLAWGGTARIVRAHTLALRGLDFVDAARLAGNGPLRIARRELLPSLAAPVITYAAIHVPTNMVAEASLSFLGVGVKPPTPSWGQMLSSAQTWFRADPMYVLLPAGLLFVTVLAFTVLGDALRTALDPREGSRLRVGTRKERRA; encoded by the coding sequence GTGAGCTCCGTAGCCCAGCAGTCGGCCGAGCGGCCGGTGTCCGCGCCCGCGCCCGGGGTCACCACCCCGGGCGCGGGCGCCGCGCGCCAGGTCTGGCGCCGGCTGCGCCGACGGCCCTCGGCCGTCGTGGCCGCCGGGGTCCTGGCGCTGCTCGTCCTCCTCGCCCTCGTGGCGCCGCTGCTCGCCCAGCTCACCGGTCAGGACCCGAACGCCTACCACGACGAGCTCGTGGACTCGGCGCGCGGCGGGGTGCCCTACGGCTCCTTCGGCGGGGTCTCCGCCGACCACTGGCTCGGCGTCGAACCGGGCAGCGGCCGCGACCTGCTCACCCGGCTCCTCTACGGCGCCCGGATCTCCCTGCTCGTCGCCTTCGGTGCGACCGCCGTACAGACCCTGATCGGGCTCGTCGCCGGAATCGCCGCCGGGCTCGGCAACCGCACCGTGGGCGCCCTCATCGGATGGCTCACCGACGTGATGATCGCCCTGCCCTTGCTGGTGCTCGGGATCGCGCTCACCGCCGTCGTCCCGGCCGAGTTCCCGCGGCCCCTGTTGCTGATCCTGCTCATCGGACTGCTCGCCTGGGGCGGCACCGCCCGGATCGTGCGCGCCCACACCCTCGCCCTGCGCGGCCTGGACTTCGTCGACGCCGCCCGGCTCGCCGGCAACGGCCCGCTGCGGATCGCCCGCCGGGAACTGCTGCCGTCGCTGGCCGCGCCCGTCATCACGTACGCCGCGATCCACGTGCCGACGAACATGGTCGCCGAGGCCTCGCTCTCCTTCCTCGGCGTCGGCGTGAAACCGCCGACCCCGTCCTGGGGACAGATGCTGTCCAGCGCCCAGACCTGGTTCCGGGCCGACCCCATGTACGTCCTGCTCCCCGCCGGGCTGCTCTTCGTCACCGTGCTCGCCTTCACCGTGCTCGGCGACGCGCTGCGCACGGCCCTCGACCCGCGCGAGGGCTCGCGCCTGCGGGTCGGCACCAGAAAGGAGCGCCGGGCGTGA